The Nitrospirota bacterium genomic interval TCCCCGTTCTTCGCGAGGTCGAGCCGATAGCCCCGCCGCTGCAGGTGCCGATGCATCAGTTGCGAGAGGATGGCATCGTCCTCCATGTACAGGATCCGCAGGGGCGTCTCGTTCATTCCGTTCACTTCTCTCCTTCGTCGGTTTCGCGCCGGACTGCTGCCGGGGCACGGAACTCCATACCGCCGGATGCGCGATCAGACGGGGATATCGCTGAAGAACAGGTAGCCGCCTTTTCCCGTTGCCTTCACGCGGTACATGGCCTGATCGGCCTTGGCGACGAGCGTTTCCACATCGTCGCCGTCGTTGGGATAGAGGCTGATGCCGATGCTCGCGCCGATGACGGTGTCGCGTTCCCTGATGTGAAAGGGCATGGCGAGGGCGCTGATGAGCTTCTCCGCCACGATGCCGGCGTCCCGCTGCGAGGCGATCCGTCCGCAGATGCCGACGAATTCATCGCCGCCCATGCGGGCGACGGTATCGGATCTCCGGGTGCACGAAGTCATCCGCTGGGCCGCCTCCTTGAGCACCAGATCACCCACTTCGTGGCCGCGCCGGTCGTTGACCTCCTTGAAACGGTCCAGGTCCACGTACAGCAGGGCGAGGACATAGTCGTTGCGCTTCGCGAGCGCCAGGAGCTGGTTCATCCTGTCGTAGAACAGCGTGCGGTTGGGAAGCCCGGTCAGCGTATCGTAGAGCGCCAGCTGTTCGAGCCGCTGCTCGATCCGCTTGCGGTCCGTAATGTCCCGGAAGATGGTCTGCACCGCCTGTTTCCCTTCGAAGGGCAAGTAAACGCTGGCGACCTCCACGTCGATGACGGTGCCGTCGAGTCGTACGAATCTTTCCTCAATCCAGTTCACCGATTCTTTCGTGCTGGACACCTGCTGGACCCGAGAGCGGGCTATCTCCTGAAATTCGGGATGCACGACCGCGAAGACCGACGTGCCGACCAGTTGGTCCGGGGTTGACGCGCCGAGCTGGTGGGCGCCGGCCGGGTTCAGGAACACGAATTTTCCCTCGATGTGGACGGCGATGCCGTCGGGCGATAGTTCCACCAGCCGCCGGTAGCGCTCTTCGCTCTCCCGCACGGTTTCCTGCATCTGGTTGCGCTCCCGGATGAGCTGCTGCTGGGAGAGCACCCGGTCGATGACGGCGGGAATGAGCTTGAGGTAGCGCATTTCAACGTCCTTCACGATGTAATCGGACGCCCCCAGCTTGAGCGCCTCGACGGCGACCTCTTCGTTCCCGTCGCCCGTCACCATGATGATCGGGACGCCGGGGCCGTTCCGGGAGAGCTCGCGGATGACGTCGAGCCCGCCGAGGAACGGCATGTTGTAATCAACGAGGAGCACGTCATAGCTCGCCTCCGCGGCCATCTTCAGGCCCTCTTCGCCGTTCGTCGCCGTGTCCACGCGAAAACCGCGCCGCTCCAGGCTTTTCTGCAGCAGGACGGAGATGCCCGGGTCGTCTTCCATATAGAGAATGCGGGTCTGGGTAATATCAACCATGGTCCTCACTCCTTCACCGGCGTCCTGACGATCGAAAGGAACATGCTGATCCTCCGGATCGTCTCGATGAACCGGTCATATTCTATCGGCTTCGTCACGTACATGTTGCAGCCGGATTCGTAGCAGCGCTCGATCTCGTGGGGGTTGTCGGTCGTCGTCAGGACGACCACCGGAATCCGTTTCGAGCGCTCGTCGCTCTTGATGATCCTCAGCACCTGGTACCCGTTCAGCACCGGCACGTTGAGATCGAGGAGCACGAGGACCGGGGGCAGGTGTTCGTCCGTGGCAAAGGCACCCTGCCTGAGAAGATAGTCGACCGCCTTCTGGCCGTCATCCAGCACGACGATGTCGTGCGTGATCCCGGCGCGCAGAAGATTTTTTTTGATCAGCACGGCATGCCCGGGATCATCTTCCACCAGGAGAATTGCCCTGGCTCGTGGCGCCTGCAGGCTCATCGTCTTCCTCCTCCCGTTCCCGGCAACCCACTCTCTTCCCCGGATGGGCCGGGGAAGGAAACGCTGAAGGTGGTTCCGGCTGCAGTTGACCCTTGCCTGCTCCCCGCCTTGCGGTCGCCGATGTTGTTCGTCCGCTCCGGCTTGCAGCCTCCCTGTCTCGTCCCCAAACGAGGCGGTCAGGATAGCAGGGCGGGTTCACGGTCTTGCGCCGTGAGAGGTACGGTAAAAGAGAATACCGTACCGGCTCCGAGTTCGGATTCGCACCAGATCCGTCCACCCAGCGACCGAATAAGCGTTTTTGCGTAGGCAAGGCCCAGTCCTTCGCCGGGAACATCCTGCCTGCCGACACGGCGGAAGATCTCAAACGCCTTTGGAATATCCTCCCGGGCCATGCCTCTGCCATTGTCGCGGACATGGAACGAGAACTCCTGTTCGTTGCGTTCGGAAGAGACCGCGATCACCCCAGGACGGCCGGGCTCGAGATACTTGATCGCGTTGTCCAGCAGGTTGCCGAAGATCTGCTCCATCGCTGTCCTGTCCGCGACGATCACGGGAAGGTCACCGACCGTTACCGCCACACCGTGCGATGCGAGCTGGTGCTCAAGCGTATTCAGGATGTCCAGCACGACATTCCGCATCTGCAACGGTTCGGGATCGAGCTTCCGCCTGCCGGCGCGGGACAGTTTCAAGATGGCATTGATCAGGTTGTCCATCCGGTTGACAGAGGACCCGATGAATTTGAGCGCCTCCGGTATGTCCTTTTTCAAGATCGGAGCGATCCGCTCCTTCTCCGCGAGGTCGAGCAGCGGGAGGTGTTTGTCGAAACAGGGCTCGATCTCCCGGAGCGACCGGTCAAGTTCCTGGGAAAACCCCTTGATGTTGACGAGCGGCGCGCGAAGGTCGTGGGACACGATGTAGGCGAATTTCTTGAGCTCTTCGTTGATCTCCACGAGTTCATCCGAGTAGCTCTTCAATCGCGCATCAGCCTGCTTCCGCTCGGTTATGTCACGCACAAATGCGCAGCTGTACTCCTGCTCGCCGAATGCAACGTAATTGGCCGTGATCTCAACGGGGAACCGGGTGCCGTCCTTTCGCTGATGAATGGTCTCGAAGGCAAGCACCTTGGCCCGAAGAAGATCCTGCCAGACGGCATTCCACATTCCGGGCGTGAGCTCGGGATCGATGTCCGGGACAGACCTGCCCAGAAGTTCCTCGCACGTATAGCCGAGCGACCGGCACGCCTGATCGTTGACGTAGAACAGCCGGCCGTCTTCGGCGATCCAGAAGCAGCCGATCGATGCCCGGTCAATGGCGAACTGGGTGAGCTGCAGCGCCTGCTCGACCCGCTTGCGTTCGGTAACGTCCCGGAAACTCCATACCCTGCCCACGCTCCTGCCTTCCAAACGGTGCGGGATGGAATAGCGTTCGAAAATGCGGCCGTCCTTGAACAGGACTTCATCGAAGTTTTCGGCGTCCGGATGATCGTAGAGTTCCCTGACCTTGCGAATGAATGTCTCCGGGGACTTCAACTGACCAAGGACATGCTGAAGGAGCCGGTCATCGTTCTTTTGTTCCATCAGCTCTGGCGGGAGGTTCCAGAGGTCCGTGAACTTCCCGTTATAATCGACCACGTTC includes:
- a CDS encoding diguanylate cyclase, which gives rise to MVDITQTRILYMEDDPGISVLLQKSLERRGFRVDTATNGEEGLKMAAEASYDVLLVDYNMPFLGGLDVIRELSRNGPGVPIIMVTGDGNEEVAVEALKLGASDYIVKDVEMRYLKLIPAVIDRVLSQQQLIRERNQMQETVRESEERYRRLVELSPDGIAVHIEGKFVFLNPAGAHQLGASTPDQLVGTSVFAVVHPEFQEIARSRVQQVSSTKESVNWIEERFVRLDGTVIDVEVASVYLPFEGKQAVQTIFRDITDRKRIEQRLEQLALYDTLTGLPNRTLFYDRMNQLLALAKRNDYVLALLYVDLDRFKEVNDRRGHEVGDLVLKEAAQRMTSCTRRSDTVARMGGDEFVGICGRIASQRDAGIVAEKLISALAMPFHIRERDTVIGASIGISLYPNDGDDVETLVAKADQAMYRVKATGKGGYLFFSDIPV
- a CDS encoding response regulator; its protein translation is MSLQAPRARAILLVEDDPGHAVLIKKNLLRAGITHDIVVLDDGQKAVDYLLRQGAFATDEHLPPVLVLLDLNVPVLNGYQVLRIIKSDERSKRIPVVVLTTTDNPHEIERCYESGCNMYVTKPIEYDRFIETIRRISMFLSIVRTPVKE
- a CDS encoding PAS domain S-box protein, with translation MIVQLMNPGNYQYSGYMMPMLSVGAAIAALGFFVFVREHWSRNGVLFLLMCLSISLYLCAAGASYACLDDGLSLLWIRISQLGSIFIPSTIFLFTSARMGLAYRYRFLLAASLVLSTLFTLGNFFTDLHIKGSGSFFWGKFVQYGPLGFVFTGFFFCIMVFILRLFWREYRRSTTERHKKRIGGLLIAFSGGYLGAVDFLPALGIPVYPFGYIPIFFFVITSAYVIMRYKLVDITPEVAAAQILETMEGAVIVVDLESRIQVINRVALEMLGYRKSELLGQDLVSILPVLADMSAAGTGAHSSGRETVWHGRDGRKYDVSVFASPLTEGGSVPLGMVFVALDITERKQAEEQLKESLSIKRATLESTADGILVVDDQGNVVDYNGKFTDLWNLPPELMEQKNDDRLLQHVLGQLKSPETFIRKVRELYDHPDAENFDEVLFKDGRIFERYSIPHRLEGRSVGRVWSFRDVTERKRVEQALQLTQFAIDRASIGCFWIAEDGRLFYVNDQACRSLGYTCEELLGRSVPDIDPELTPGMWNAVWQDLLRAKVLAFETIHQRKDGTRFPVEITANYVAFGEQEYSCAFVRDITERKQADARLKSYSDELVEINEELKKFAYIVSHDLRAPLVNIKGFSQELDRSLREIEPCFDKHLPLLDLAEKERIAPILKKDIPEALKFIGSSVNRMDNLINAILKLSRAGRRKLDPEPLQMRNVVLDILNTLEHQLASHGVAVTVGDLPVIVADRTAMEQIFGNLLDNAIKYLEPGRPGVIAVSSERNEQEFSFHVRDNGRGMAREDIPKAFEIFRRVGRQDVPGEGLGLAYAKTLIRSLGGRIWCESELGAGTVFSFTVPLTAQDREPALLS